In Gimesia panareensis, the genomic window CTGGAAAACGGGTCAGCGGCTGCAACTGAAAACAGCGGCTCTGTTTGCTGCGGCGATCGTGGCGACCGACCCGATTCTGCTGCAATATACGACGTATTCCATGACGGAGGTGCTGGCCACGTTCTTGAGCAGTCTGCTGCTCTACCTGCTGGTCTGCAGTACTTCCCCGTGTGAAGCTGGGGCATCTGAGACAAAGACAAAGCCACTGCTGTTCTGGACGGGCGTTGTCTGGGGACTGGCGATTCTCTGTCGACCGACGTTTCTGGCGTTTCTGGGACTCTGGTTGCTGGTTCGCGTGGCGGGATCTCTGAAAGAGAGGTTGTTCACCCGGTCTGAAGCTTCCTCTGCCGCCCCCCTCTGGAAGCCGATCGCTTTTCTGGCAGCGGGGATCGTCCTGGCGGTCTCCCCCTGGCTGATTCGGAATCTGGTTGTGTTTCGCGCCCCGATTCTGACCACCACGCACGGAGGTTATACCGTACTGCTGGGAAATAACCCTGTGTTTTACAAGGAAGTAGTGCAGCAACCCTGGGGCGTGGTCTGGTCTGGCGAAAGCCTGGATGCCTGGCAGAAAAGTCTGGAAACGGACATCGCCCAAGTCTCGCCTCCCCTCGAAACCGAACAGGAACGGGACCGCTGGATGTATCAGCGGGCGAGGAACAATATCGCTGCTCAACCACATGTTTTTGTACAGGCTTGTCTCCAGCGATTGATGCGATTCTGGAACATTGCCCCCCTGGCAAGCGCGGGAGTGACCCAGTCACGGTCCCTGGTCTGGGGAGTCGCGAGTTACTATTTCGTCGTTTTGCTGGGCGGTTACTGGGGACTGATTCTGGTAATCTGGAAAAGTGAGCGAAACTGGTCTCCCCTGATCTGGCTGCTGGTAAGCTTTACGATCGTGCATCTGTTCTACTGGACCAACATGCGAATGCGCGCACCGCTGGTGCCTGCGATCGCGTTATTGAGTGTTTTCGGGTGGTCTCATCTCCTCCAATTCAGCAAAATCGACCGACTCTGGAAACGGCCTGACCCGACTCGTCCTAACATCTGAATATAAAGCTATTTACGACACATAAGCGCAACGCCGCCTGCCAGCGATTGTTATTGACACTCTTTCAGAAATCGACCTATAATCCGCGCCCATTTATCTCGGGACGACAGACAGAGTTAACGCCTGCCGACCTCAAACCGTTGCGCTCTGACTTCTAAAGCCTTAGTCGCAGAGTGTATTCCACTTCGATACCTATCCTCTCAACAGAAGATTGACCTACCCGGTTATCACTTCAGGAGTGCCCGTGTCGGGCGAGATCTATTCCGTTTCTCGGTATGTTTCGCTTTGCATCTGGCGAGTGATTGTGAGCATTGCAATCCTCGGCGGTGTCGCCACCGTTGCGCCTGCTCAGACCAGTTTCTTCGGTGCACCGAAAGCCTCTTACGAAGAATCGGAGTACGAACCATCAGAACAGGAACCGATTGAAGTCGAAGCGGAATACTCCCAGGCATGGGAACAGGATTTCGTCAACGTCTCCATCCTGAAAGGGAACTGCCAGATTAAACAGGGTGATGCCATCCTCCGATCGCGGCAGATGGTGATCTGGCACGCCAAATCCAGGAAGACAGATCGCATCTCGGTTTACCTGGAAGGTGAAGTCCGCGTCGATCTGCCTGGGGAATCGAAAAACGAAAACAGCCTGCTGGTCAACCTGGTCACGCAAAGCGGATTGAAAGCAAATATCCGGCGTCCTTCAAACGGAGTCGTGGCAGAGGATGATCCGCTGCTCAAGCGGGCCACACAACGACGCGGAATGCCGCACGATCACCAGCTCAAGCGAGCTCAGTTCATTGTCGAAAAACCGCCGCTGGAAGGTCCGGAACTGGCTCCGGCTCCCGAGCCTGAATTGAATGTCGGTTTCCGCCGCATTCGACTGTTCCCCCGCAGCGCGGTGCCGTACAACGTACAGAGTTTTCCTTCCACACACACCGTTCCCCCGGAACAGATCTGGGTGATTACCGGCGGAGTCAATCTGCTGATTGACGGAGTGGAGGGACTGGGGATGGTCGATATGTCCGCCGACCGGATTATCATCTGGACCGACGGACGGGATGCGCAGAATTTCAATTCGGAAATCAGACAGTCCAAGGAAACCCCCTTCGAAATATACCTCGAAGGAAATATCGAAATCCGGCAGGGAACCTATTACCTCAAGGCCAACCGCGCGTTTTACGATGCCCGGGAAGAACGGGGCGTGTTGCTGGATGCGGAACTGAAAACATACCTTCCCACACTGGGAGAAGATGTCCGGGTCCGGGCCAGCCAGATCCGTCAGCTCTCGAAAGGGGCCTACCTGGCACAGAACGCCTGGGCGACAGGCAGCCAGTTTGGAAAACCAGGCTACAAAATCCAGTCCTCGGATGTGTTTATTGAAGACCGCTATACGACTCCCTGGCTGGGAACCGGCTCACCGGAACTCGATCCGGTCACGGGAGAACCGGTGCCAAACAAACGGGCCTGGTTATCCAGTTCGAACAATACCTTCCAGGTAGGCGACATCCCCCTGTTCTATCTGCCTTACGTGACCAGTCCGGCAGAGGATATCTATTTCCCAATTACGGGACTGCGATTCGGGAACGACCGCATCTTCGGTTTCCAGACGGAAACGGAATGGGACATGTATAAGCTGCTCGGTCTGGAGCGTCTGCCGGGAACGAAGTGGGAAGGCCAGCTGGATTACTATTCCTATCGGGGCGTCGGCATTGGTCAGTCGGGAACTTATGAAGGCGCCAACCTGCTGGGCTTCGACAACGTCTTCAAAGGCGATGGCGAAATGTTTTATATCCACGACACCGGTCTGGATAACCTGGGTGCGGACCGCAGGGCATTGATCCCATCCACCAAGGACCGTTATTTCATCAACCTGCACCATCGACAGGAATCGCCGTTCGGAATGACATTGACGGGCGAAGGTGGCCTGCTGTCGGATCGTAACTTCCTGAATGAGTATTTTGAGAACACCTTCGAAACCGGCAAAGATGTCGAAACCCTGTTGCATCTGAAACAGCAGCAGGAAAACTGGTCCTGGTCGGTGATTGGCCGAACCCGTTTGAATGGATTTACGACGACCACAGACTGGCTGCCGAAAGCGGATCTGTTCCTGCTGGGAGAGCCCTTGCTGGGTAACCGGCTCAACTGGACTTCGCATTCCTCGGTCGGTTATGGAAAGCTGAAACCGGGTTCAGCCCCTTACAATCCGTCGCAGGATGTATTTACTCCGCTGCCCTTCGTTGCTGATTCTCAGGGACTGGTGGCAATGACCCGCAACCAGTTGGAAGCCCCCTTCAATCTGGGTCCCATCATCATGACTCCTTATGTCATGGGGGAAGCGGCTTACTGGGAACAGGGACTACAACAGCAGCAGATTGACCGGCTCTACGGTTCGGCCGGTTTGCGGAGCAGCATCATGGCGGAACGGATCTTCCCGGACGTCTACAATCCGTTTTTCAATCTGAATGGACTGGCTCACAAGATGGTGCTGGAAGCCGATTACTCATTCAGCGACTCGAGTGCAAACCTGACTAACATCGCTCAATACAATGAATTCGATGACAACGCCCAGGAGCGTTTCCGTGAGCGTCTGGTGATCAATACTTTCGGAGGCACACTGCCTCCCCAGTTCGATCCCCGCTTTTATGCCGTACGTACGGGAGCCGGCCGGGGCGTGACGGATCCGTATTACGAACTGGTCGATGACCAGCAGGTCTTAAGGATGGCGTGGCGTCATCGACTGCAGACCAAAACGGGTCCGCCGGATCAGCAACGCATCAAAGACTGGATGACTCTGGATCTGGAAGCGTCTTATTTCCCGGATGCACAGCGGGATAACTTTGGAGAAGACTTCGGTCTGCTGGGAGGGCGTTACCGCTGGTTCCTGGGTGACCGGACCACGCTGGCAGCAAACGCTTATTACGATCTGTTCGACGGTGCACAACAGTTATGGGACGTGTCGCTGACCAGTCAACGTACTCGCCGGATGACCGTGAATGTCGCCTTACAACAGATTAAAGGGGGCGGCGGTCTGGACAGTCGAATCCTGTCTGCCACCCTGAATTATGTCATGAGTGAAAAATGGAGCGCGGGCATCAGTACTGCCTACGATCTGGGCGAAAACATGAACCGCGGGCAGATTCTGTCGATCACCAGAACCGGGGCTGATTTCGTCATGAGTCTCGGAATGAATTACAACCAGAGCACGGGGAATGCCGGCATCGGCTTAACCATCATGCCCCGCTTTGGAAACTTCGGAGCCGGGCCAGGCGGCATGAGTTCACTCTTTGGAAATCCGACTCAATAACAGGAACTTGGACAGTGTTACCATCACAGGAAAAGCAGGCCAGAAATATTCGAATCCACTCGGTCGGAAACGAAGACACGGAAAAGCTACGCCCCGAATGGCGTCAGCGTCTGATTGATGCAGAACGGGGAATCACGTTCGGCGTGCGTCTGGACAGTTCATTCTTTATTCACTTCTTTACGGGAAGTGCCGTCCTCGCAACCGCCATGCTGCTGGGGCTGTCCGCTACGCACTGGGCGATCATCATTCTGGCGATGACGACCGTGCTCTGTGCGCAGATGTTTAACCAGGTCCTGAAATCGATCTGGAAACTGCTGGGCAGTCATTTGCCTGCGGAATCACAGAACACGTTCAAGGTCGGTACTGCAGCGGTCTGCGTGAGCATCATCGGCTCGGTCATCACCATCGGGATCATCTTCTGTTCAGCCATTTATCGCCTGTTGTTTTAACGACCAGCACAGTCGTTCAATTCTCATTACTGTCTTGCGTCAGCCGTGACCGTATCAGATAATCATCGGATATCTTTTAAATATTCGAACCTGATAAGTGGTGGCACCTCTGATGAAACTTCTTCGACCCAGTATCTCAATTCTGTTTCTCTGCTGGATTACTCTTCTGAGTGCCGGCTTCGTCTCGGCAGCAGACATTATTGAACCCGATCCCCGACTGCCAGAAACGACTCCCTGGGATTTGAAAGCACTCAGCCAGGCACCAGAATTTGAGTGGCTCGACCAGAGTGGCCCGGTCCACAAACTGATCTACCAGGGTCTGGAATACAAAGGCAAACCGACGCAGGTCTTCGCTTACTACGCTTCCCCCCGCACGCTGGGGCTTTCCGGAAATCAGCCGGTACGTTACCCCGCAATCGTACTGATTCACGGCGGAGGGGGAACCGCATTTCGGGAATGGGCCGAGCTGTGGGCGAAACAGGGTTACGCTGCGATCGCCATGGATCTGGCCGGCAGTCGTCCGCTGGAGGGAAAGAATCCACACAAACGTGAGCATCGCGAGCGACTGGAGGCCGGAGGGCCGAACCAGTCTCACGCGGAAAAATTTGACGCGATTAAAGACGACAAGTCGGAGCACTGGTGCTACCACGCCCCCGCCAACGCGATCCTGGCTCATTCTCTGATTCGCACTTTTCCGGAAGTGATCAAAGACAAGACCGGCGTGACCGGCATCTCGTGGGGCGGCTACCTGACCAGTATTGTGGCTGGGCTGGATAACCGCTTCAAAGCAGCCGCCCCCGTCTATGGTTGTGGTTTTCTCAACAACCATTCCGTATTTGAAAGATCCATCAATAAACTTTCTGACGAAGATGCCGCTCTCTGGATGCAGCTTTATGACCCGGGACAGTATCTCCGGGCGGTACAAATGCCGATTTTCTTCCTCAATGGAACCAACGACTTTCATTACTGGCTCAGTGCCTATCAGCGCAGCTACGAAGCGGTTCCGAAATCCACACCGAAGAATATTCGCATTGAAGTCAAAATGCGACACAGCCATCCCGCGGGCTGGGAACCGAAAGAAATCGCCCGGTTTATGGATGAATACCTGAAACAGGGCGCTCCCCTGGCCGTCGTACAGAAGCCGGTGATCGCAGAGGGAAAAATCACCGCCAAGCTGAAGCAGCCGGTCAAACTGAAATCGGCAGTCCTGCAATTTACGACCGACGAGGGACCCAACCTGGAACGCAAATGGCAAGCCGTCCCGTTGACGATAGAGGGCACAAAGATCACCGGACCAGCGCCACCCGAAAACGCTGTCATCTGGTTCATCAACGTCACCGATGAGCAGGACGCGATGACCTCCAGTCCGCTGACTTCGAAACTGGTGGATTAAGACTCAAGCGGCTGAGTTCGGAACCTTGGGGGCGATCTTTTTAGTCGTGTCTCCCTTTTTCTGCTTGAGATCGAACAGGCCGAAGATTTCGGCTGCGGTCAGGCTGCGTGATTCGCAAGTCGTGTCGCCATCGCCCAGAATCGAGCGGAAGAGTTCCCGCTTCTGTTCCAATACCATATCGATCCGCTCTTCAATCGTATTATTGCAGACGAATTTGGTAACGATGACCTGCGTTTTCTGACCGATCCGGTGAGCGCGGTTGATCGCCTGATCCTCGATCGCGGGATTCCACCAGCGATCGAACAGGAAGACGTAACCGGCGAACTGCAGATTCAGACCAACGGCACCGGTGCCATAACTCATCAGCAACAGATGCGAATTAGGGTCGTGCTTGAACTGATCCAGAATCGGCTCGCGCTGTTTGGTGGGAATCCCCCCGTGATAAACCAGGGTGCCAAAACGTTCCAGACGCTGAGCCATGAAGTCCAGCGGCTTGGTCCACTGGCTGAACAGGATCGCTTTCCCCCCTGAGGCCGCGATTTCTTCCATGTCGGCTTCGAGGCGATCCAGCTTCGCGCTGTCGCCGGTGACTGGATCGAAATTGGTGATCTGCTTCAAACGCAGCACGAGTTCAAACACATGCTGCACCGTGATCGAGTCACCCATTTCATTCAGCTGAATCACACCGTCTTTCTCAGCCGTTTCATAAGCAATCCGCTGGGCCGGGTTCAGATCGAGGTAGGCGGGCCGATCCAGACGTGGCGGCAGGTCGGTCATCACCAGGTCCTTGGTCCGCCGGAGAATGAACTCTTTCGAGAGCGCCTGCAACTGACGCAAATCAGGAGTCCCCCGGGGCGGGATGATCTCCATCCATTCGAAGAGCGACGACATTTCCTCGTGACGATTCTCAATCGGCGTTCCCGTCAAAGCCCAGCTCCGTTTGCGGGGAATCGAACGGGCGACATCTGCCGTCCTTGAATCGCGGTTCTTGATCCGTTGTGCCTCGTCCAGCACGACCAGGTCGAAGCGGGGCAGGTTCTCCTCACCCATCGCTTCGAAGTCGCGCGACATCGACTCATAGTTGGCGATCAGAATCGGCGTGTTGGGCATTTCCCAGATCATGCGGCGACGGTTCGTATCCCCCTGCACCACGGTGACCGGCAGCTCTTCAGCCCAGAATTTGAACTCGCGCTGCCAGTTGGGGATCAACGGTTTGGGACAGACCAGCAGAATCCGCCTGACCTGCCCACTACGCAGCAGCAGACGCACGCCGGTAATCGTCTGCATGGTTTTGCCCAGTCCCATTTCATCGGCGAGCAGAGCCGATTTTTTGGAGAACAGCCAGGCGATCCCCTCATATTGATACGGGAAAGGCTCGAAAGGCATGATCAGTTCCTGCCCGGCCAGCCAGGTCTCCAGCGGTGGCTGCAGCAGATAGAACAGCCGGTCTTCGAGCGAAAGCGCATTGGCAGGCGGTTTGAGTCGCGTCGATTTTTTTCGCGGCGCGGGCTCAGTTCCTTCGACTTCCGGACCTTTGATCTTGCTCAGTTCGGGCTGCCCCTCTTTCTCCTCTTTGGGCGGGATGAACTCCAGACCATCGGGAAAGGTCATACCGAACGTTCTGACACGCGGCTTCGTCGGTTTCCATTTAGGTTGCAGACCGGCGCGTTCAATCAATTCAATTTCCGAAGCATCGAGATTGAATTTCCGGGTGAGGGCGCCATTCATACCGGATGCAAATACGGACGTACTGACCAGCAGAGGGACAGGATCACTGCTGACCTGCTGTAACAGTTCCGCGCGATCACTGTCGGAAACCGACTGTCTCTCGGGAGTGGAAGAGGGCGTAAGAAAATGCGGTCCCCCCGTCTGAGGTAACTTGTGTTGTGCCTGCTGCTGTTGCTGGAATGTTGACTCGGTAAAATCCACGTCTCTGCCTGATCTGGAAGTAGTGCCTGACAAATTAATTCAACGCCGCTTTGTGAAATGGGCTAACGGGAAGATCCCATTTTGACCGCTTCACCTAAGGCTTCACGCACACGTTCAAACGGTTCTCCCAGGTCGGCATCACCGGGGATCTGCTGACTCGTCTTTTCAATCGCAGACTTTCCAACCTGGTGTGCTGCATCAAACCGCAGTCGGTTCCGCCCCACCTGCTCGGTAAAGTAAGCATCACTTTCTTCGATCATCTGTTCGACATCGGTCAGGATGGCAACGGGAATCGAAGTATGGTTCTGCAGCTCCAGCGCCTGTTCCTGCTCGACGAGGATCAGGCTCGGTTTGACGTTCATTTTGTCAACCAGCGTCTGGCCAATCACTTCCCCGAGCAGAAATGGAACCAGCGTGGGTCCATACAATACCTCTTGTGTTCGGTTCGGTTTGACGGGAGTTGTGCATTGAAATTCCAGTGGTCTGCCAAAATGATTTGTTACCAGCAGGCCACCAATCAGCGCCCCATCCGGGCATTCAATCGTGGTCAGGAATCCCAGTTTCAACTCTTTGCTGTTACCGTCCGCTGCCATAAAGTCCTCTTCTCCGGATGTCAGTTCTTGTGTTGTCGTCAATGATCAGGCGATCCTGATTCTCATCTGAACCGTATTTCTTTCGTCAATCAGGACAACCTACTGTATCGATATCATCGTCCTCACCATTTCACGACTTGAGAGGTTGTTGGAATGGTCGTGTTAGATAGTTTCACTTCAATAACCCTTGAAATATCAAGTGGTTCCAGATTCTGGTTTCGGCCGGTCAGAGCGAGGTTTTTTCCAGCTGAGATCTTCCATTAGGTTGGAAAATCACTCAAGTTGCGGCAGAATAAGGGATACCGGAAATAAAACTCCCCGAACGCCCCTGCTCCAACCAGATAAGCAAGTTTATGAATCAGCCAGACAG contains:
- a CDS encoding diacylglycerol kinase, whose product is MLPSQEKQARNIRIHSVGNEDTEKLRPEWRQRLIDAERGITFGVRLDSSFFIHFFTGSAVLATAMLLGLSATHWAIIILAMTTVLCAQMFNQVLKSIWKLLGSHLPAESQNTFKVGTAAVCVSIIGSVITIGIIFCSAIYRLLF
- a CDS encoding alpha/beta hydrolase family protein, whose product is MKLLRPSISILFLCWITLLSAGFVSAADIIEPDPRLPETTPWDLKALSQAPEFEWLDQSGPVHKLIYQGLEYKGKPTQVFAYYASPRTLGLSGNQPVRYPAIVLIHGGGGTAFREWAELWAKQGYAAIAMDLAGSRPLEGKNPHKREHRERLEAGGPNQSHAEKFDAIKDDKSEHWCYHAPANAILAHSLIRTFPEVIKDKTGVTGISWGGYLTSIVAGLDNRFKAAAPVYGCGFLNNHSVFERSINKLSDEDAALWMQLYDPGQYLRAVQMPIFFLNGTNDFHYWLSAYQRSYEAVPKSTPKNIRIEVKMRHSHPAGWEPKEIARFMDEYLKQGAPLAVVQKPVIAEGKITAKLKQPVKLKSAVLQFTTDEGPNLERKWQAVPLTIEGTKITGPAPPENAVIWFINVTDEQDAMTSSPLTSKLVD
- a CDS encoding glycosyltransferase family 39 protein, whose product is MTKPGYLTTALLLVLLLAGGLRLTLVVLKSHQLQEDRDAYIAIARNLAEGNGFTSSRPEEGQAIEPTAFRPPLYPCLLAIGYFLGAGTFGTGILQVILGIATVWLTWKTGQRLQLKTAALFAAAIVATDPILLQYTTYSMTEVLATFLSSLLLYLLVCSTSPCEAGASETKTKPLLFWTGVVWGLAILCRPTFLAFLGLWLLVRVAGSLKERLFTRSEASSAAPLWKPIAFLAAGIVLAVSPWLIRNLVVFRAPILTTTHGGYTVLLGNNPVFYKEVVQQPWGVVWSGESLDAWQKSLETDIAQVSPPLETEQERDRWMYQRARNNIAAQPHVFVQACLQRLMRFWNIAPLASAGVTQSRSLVWGVASYYFVVLLGGYWGLILVIWKSERNWSPLIWLLVSFTIVHLFYWTNMRMRAPLVPAIALLSVFGWSHLLQFSKIDRLWKRPDPTRPNI
- a CDS encoding DEAD/DEAH box helicase; protein product: MDFTESTFQQQQQAQHKLPQTGGPHFLTPSSTPERQSVSDSDRAELLQQVSSDPVPLLVSTSVFASGMNGALTRKFNLDASEIELIERAGLQPKWKPTKPRVRTFGMTFPDGLEFIPPKEEKEGQPELSKIKGPEVEGTEPAPRKKSTRLKPPANALSLEDRLFYLLQPPLETWLAGQELIMPFEPFPYQYEGIAWLFSKKSALLADEMGLGKTMQTITGVRLLLRSGQVRRILLVCPKPLIPNWQREFKFWAEELPVTVVQGDTNRRRMIWEMPNTPILIANYESMSRDFEAMGEENLPRFDLVVLDEAQRIKNRDSRTADVARSIPRKRSWALTGTPIENRHEEMSSLFEWMEIIPPRGTPDLRQLQALSKEFILRRTKDLVMTDLPPRLDRPAYLDLNPAQRIAYETAEKDGVIQLNEMGDSITVQHVFELVLRLKQITNFDPVTGDSAKLDRLEADMEEIAASGGKAILFSQWTKPLDFMAQRLERFGTLVYHGGIPTKQREPILDQFKHDPNSHLLLMSYGTGAVGLNLQFAGYVFLFDRWWNPAIEDQAINRAHRIGQKTQVIVTKFVCNNTIEERIDMVLEQKRELFRSILGDGDTTCESRSLTAAEIFGLFDLKQKKGDTTKKIAPKVPNSAA